In Gammaproteobacteria bacterium, a single genomic region encodes these proteins:
- the pyrF gene encoding orotidine-5'-phosphate decarboxylase, whose product MSSDPAEANYLSTKDIPSDERLIFALDVPGTDQARRLVEHLGDSVAFYKIGLELFMSGGYFELMAWLTGQGKKVFADLKFFDVPQTVRSAVRALSRTGATFATVHGNDGILRAAAEDKGGLKILAVTVLTSLDQGDMEDLGFQANIRDVVLSRARRALEVGCDGVISSGIEVPYLREALGPRLAVVTPGIRPVKNIDDQKRTVDVEEAFRNGADYIVVGRPIKEPKDFDSPREAAESIQARITRLFAR is encoded by the coding sequence ATGAGCAGCGACCCTGCGGAAGCGAACTACCTGTCGACGAAGGACATCCCTTCGGACGAGCGCCTGATCTTCGCCCTCGACGTGCCCGGAACCGACCAGGCGAGGCGGCTGGTCGAGCATCTTGGCGACAGCGTCGCCTTCTACAAGATCGGACTGGAACTGTTCATGTCCGGCGGCTACTTCGAACTCATGGCGTGGCTGACCGGGCAGGGGAAGAAGGTCTTCGCCGACCTGAAGTTCTTCGACGTGCCGCAGACCGTGCGTTCGGCCGTCAGGGCGCTCAGCCGGACCGGGGCGACATTCGCCACCGTGCACGGGAACGACGGCATTCTCAGGGCCGCCGCCGAGGACAAGGGGGGGCTCAAGATACTCGCGGTCACGGTGCTCACCAGTCTCGATCAAGGGGACATGGAGGACCTGGGGTTCCAGGCCAACATCCGCGACGTCGTCCTGTCGCGCGCGCGGCGGGCACTGGAGGTCGGCTGCGACGGGGTGATCTCCTCGGGCATCGAGGTGCCGTATCTACGCGAGGCGCTGGGGCCGCGCCTCGCCGTCGTCACGCCGGGGATCCGGCCGGTGAAGAACATCGACGACCAGAAGCGCACCGTGGATGTCGAGGAGGCGTTCCGAAACGGCGCCGACTACATCGTGGTCGGGCGGCCGATCAAGGAACCGAAGGACTTCGACTCCCCACGCGAGGCGGCGGAGAGCATCCAGGCCAGGATTACGCGTTTGTTCGCACGATAG